A part of Leptospira yasudae genomic DNA contains:
- a CDS encoding glycosyltransferase family 2 protein: protein MSSPSVSVVIPALNEEKSIPFVLKDLRSIPGLNLREIIVVDNGSIDDTKNAAASNGAVVLQESQRGYGAACWKGLERIFNSPSLPDLIAFVDADYSDSPSELILLTQALLDHNADLVIGSRVLGNSQKGSLMPVQRFGNRLATTLIRILYGMKFTDLGPFRVIRSDILKKLNMQDRNFGWTVEMQIKAAKLGLRCVEVPVSYKKRIGVSKVSGTISGSIRAGWKILYTIGKLHSK from the coding sequence GTGAGTTCCCCGTCGGTCAGCGTCGTCATCCCCGCTCTCAACGAAGAAAAATCGATTCCGTTCGTTTTAAAGGATCTGCGTTCGATTCCGGGTTTGAACCTCCGAGAAATCATCGTGGTGGACAACGGTTCGATCGACGATACGAAAAATGCCGCCGCTTCAAACGGCGCTGTGGTTTTGCAGGAATCACAAAGAGGGTACGGAGCGGCGTGTTGGAAAGGTTTGGAAAGAATTTTCAACTCGCCTTCTCTTCCCGACTTGATCGCGTTCGTCGACGCGGATTACTCGGACTCGCCGAGCGAACTGATTCTTTTAACGCAGGCCCTGCTCGATCACAACGCGGATCTTGTGATCGGTTCGAGGGTTTTAGGAAATTCCCAAAAAGGATCTTTGATGCCGGTTCAACGTTTCGGAAATCGTTTGGCTACGACTCTCATTCGAATTCTATACGGTATGAAATTTACGGACCTCGGTCCTTTTCGAGTCATACGCTCGGATATTTTAAAAAAATTGAATATGCAGGATCGGAATTTCGGTTGGACTGTCGAAATGCAGATAAAGGCGGCTAAGTTGGGTTTGCGCTGCGTCGAAGTCCCCGTCAGTTATAAAAAAAGAATCGGAGTTTCCAAAGTAAGCGGAACGATCTCCGGTTCCATCCGAGCGGGTTGGAAAATTCTCTATACGATCGGAAAGCTGCACTCGAAATGA